The following coding sequences lie in one Halorarum halophilum genomic window:
- a CDS encoding Mov34/MPN/PAD-1 family protein, with protein MRLFRSGEVLGIAAETLEFALEAASETHPNEYMGFLRGTDAAELNLAREGTVITDVLVIPGTTSSPESATVRENFIPNGSKAVGSIHSHPNGVLRPSNQDLSTFHAGDVHVIMGAPYDRDCWRAFDSDGETRELEVLNVALPSDDEFFDFDQSDIDAELYE; from the coding sequence ATGCGACTGTTCCGGTCGGGCGAGGTGCTCGGCATCGCCGCCGAGACGCTGGAGTTCGCGCTGGAGGCGGCCAGCGAGACCCACCCGAACGAGTACATGGGGTTCCTCCGCGGGACCGACGCCGCCGAACTGAACCTCGCGCGCGAGGGCACCGTCATCACCGACGTGCTCGTCATCCCGGGGACGACCTCCTCGCCCGAGAGCGCGACGGTCCGCGAGAACTTCATCCCGAACGGGTCGAAGGCCGTCGGGTCGATCCACTCCCACCCGAACGGCGTGCTCCGCCCCTCCAACCAGGACCTCTCGACGTTCCACGCCGGCGACGTTCACGTCATCATGGGCGCCCCCTACGACCGCGACTGCTGGCGGGCGTTCGACTCGGACGGCGAGACCCGGGAACTGGAGGTGCTCAACGTCGCGCTCCCGTCCGACGACGAGTTCTTCGACTTCGACCAGTCGGACATCGACGCGGAGCTGTACGAATGA
- the glyA gene encoding serine hydroxymethyltransferase, translating to MEYPQVREVDPAVADALVGEVDRQRETLSMIASENHVSRAVLEAQGSALTNKYAEGYPGARYYAGCEYADEVEELAIERAKELWGAEHVNVQPHSGTQANMAVYLAMLDPGDRILSLELNHGGHLSHGHPANFTGQLYEVEQYKVDEETGYIDYELLAEQAEEFDPDIVVSGYSAYPREVEWERVQDVADSVDAYHLADIAHITGLVAAGVHESPVGVADFVTGSTHKTIRAGRGGIVMTSEEHADDIDSAVFPGGQGGPLMHNIAGKAVGFGEALQPEFEEYAEQVVANAEALAESFADNGFEVVSGGTDTHLVLVDLRESHPDVSGGDAEDALADANVVLNANTVPGETRSPFDPSGIRAGTPGLTTRGFDEDDLREVGDLIYRVVDDVEDESVIADVRDRVAELTDAHPLYE from the coding sequence ATGGAGTACCCCCAGGTCCGCGAAGTCGACCCCGCCGTCGCAGACGCCCTCGTCGGCGAGGTCGACCGCCAGCGGGAGACGCTGTCGATGATCGCCTCCGAGAACCACGTGTCGAGGGCCGTCCTGGAGGCCCAGGGCAGCGCGCTGACGAACAAGTACGCCGAGGGGTACCCCGGCGCCCGGTACTACGCGGGCTGCGAGTACGCCGACGAGGTGGAGGAACTCGCGATCGAACGCGCGAAGGAGCTCTGGGGCGCGGAACACGTCAACGTCCAGCCCCACTCGGGAACCCAGGCGAACATGGCCGTCTACCTCGCGATGCTCGACCCGGGCGACCGCATCCTCTCGCTCGAACTGAACCACGGGGGCCACCTCAGCCACGGACACCCCGCCAACTTCACCGGCCAGTTGTACGAGGTTGAACAGTACAAAGTGGACGAGGAGACCGGCTACATCGACTACGAACTGCTCGCCGAGCAGGCCGAGGAGTTCGACCCGGACATCGTCGTCTCCGGCTACTCGGCGTACCCGCGCGAGGTCGAGTGGGAGCGGGTCCAGGACGTCGCCGACTCGGTCGACGCCTACCACCTGGCGGACATCGCCCACATCACCGGCCTCGTCGCCGCCGGCGTCCACGAGTCGCCCGTCGGCGTCGCCGACTTCGTCACCGGCTCGACCCACAAGACCATCCGCGCGGGCCGGGGCGGCATCGTGATGACGAGCGAGGAGCACGCCGACGATATCGACTCGGCGGTGTTCCCCGGCGGGCAGGGTGGCCCGCTGATGCACAACATCGCCGGCAAGGCGGTCGGCTTCGGGGAGGCGCTCCAGCCGGAGTTCGAGGAGTACGCCGAGCAGGTCGTCGCCAACGCGGAGGCGCTCGCCGAATCGTTCGCTGACAACGGCTTCGAGGTCGTCTCCGGCGGCACCGACACCCACCTCGTGCTCGTCGACCTCCGCGAGTCGCACCCGGACGTGTCGGGCGGCGACGCCGAGGACGCGCTCGCGGACGCGAACGTCGTCCTCAACGCGAACACGGTGCCGGGCGAGACGCGCTCGCCGTTCGACCCGTCGGGCATCCGCGCGGGCACGCCGGGGCTCACGACCCGCGGGTTCGACGAGGACGACCTCCGAGAGGTCGGCGACCTTATCTACCGCGTCGTCGACGACGTCGAGGACGAGTCGGTAATCGCCGACGTCCGCGACAGGGTGGCCGAACTCACCGACGCACACCCCCTGTACGAGTAG
- a CDS encoding DHH family phosphoesterase: MTDSAAGDSGDTRDDSSPVVYDLDSDCSLADVEVGEHYRATVNGVVDYGVFVDISEKLSGLVHESNMDGESFELGDELVVVLEEVKGNGDISFGLAEDDEYRTVSVEHEPEITTVSRLQIGREVTVEGEVVQIKQTGGPTIFHVGDESGIVAAAAFEEAGVRAYPEIDVGDLVRVAGTAEEHDGALQLEADAVTVLEDETAATARERLDRELAERAEPAQVEPLVEWDAFEKLRPDLEEVATLLRRTVLEGRPIRIRHHADGDGMCAAIPVQLALENFIRSVHADSGAALHHLKRLPSKAPFYEMEDVTRDLNFALEGRARHGQKLPFLLMLDNGSTEEDVPAYKNLAHYDMPIAVVDHHHPDPDAVDDLLDAHVNPYLHDEDYRITTGMMCVELARMIDPDVTDDLRHVPAVAGLSDRSKAEVMDEFVELAGTVGYDRRELEDVGEALDYAAHWLRYSEGKTLVNDVLNVGCEDEERHEELVDFLAARAEEDVDRQLEAVEPHVEHETLESDAHLYRVDLERFAHRFTYPAPGKTTGELHDLKVREHGEPVITIGYGPDFAVLRSDGVRLDIPQMVTELNEEIVGGGVSGGGHLVVGSIKFVKGRREDVIDALVEKMGDAAIDEELSTTVSIGE, from the coding sequence ATGACCGACTCAGCCGCCGGGGATTCCGGCGACACCCGGGACGATTCGAGTCCCGTCGTCTACGACCTCGACTCCGACTGCTCGCTCGCGGACGTCGAGGTCGGCGAACACTACCGCGCGACCGTCAACGGCGTCGTCGATTACGGTGTCTTCGTCGACATCTCGGAGAAGCTCTCGGGGCTCGTCCACGAATCGAACATGGACGGCGAATCGTTCGAACTGGGCGACGAACTCGTCGTCGTCCTGGAGGAGGTGAAGGGGAACGGCGACATCTCCTTCGGCCTGGCCGAGGACGACGAGTACCGAACGGTCTCCGTCGAGCACGAACCGGAGATCACGACCGTCTCGCGCCTGCAGATCGGCCGCGAGGTGACTGTCGAGGGCGAGGTCGTCCAGATCAAGCAGACGGGCGGCCCCACCATCTTCCACGTCGGCGACGAGTCCGGTATCGTCGCGGCGGCGGCGTTCGAGGAGGCGGGCGTCCGAGCCTACCCCGAGATCGACGTCGGCGACCTGGTCCGCGTCGCCGGCACGGCCGAGGAACACGACGGTGCCCTCCAGCTCGAGGCCGACGCCGTCACGGTACTCGAAGACGAGACAGCAGCGACCGCTCGCGAACGGCTCGACCGGGAGCTCGCCGAGCGCGCCGAACCGGCACAGGTCGAACCGCTCGTGGAGTGGGACGCCTTCGAGAAGCTCCGCCCCGACCTCGAGGAGGTCGCGACGCTGCTCCGCCGGACGGTGCTCGAGGGACGCCCCATCCGCATCCGCCACCACGCCGACGGCGACGGGATGTGCGCCGCGATCCCCGTCCAGCTCGCACTCGAGAACTTCATCCGCTCGGTTCACGCCGACTCCGGTGCCGCGCTCCACCACCTGAAGCGCCTGCCGAGCAAGGCCCCGTTCTACGAGATGGAGGACGTCACGCGCGACCTCAACTTCGCGCTCGAGGGCCGGGCGCGCCACGGGCAGAAGCTCCCGTTCCTCCTGATGCTCGACAACGGCTCGACCGAGGAGGACGTGCCGGCGTACAAGAACCTCGCGCACTACGACATGCCCATCGCGGTCGTCGACCACCACCACCCGGACCCCGACGCCGTGGACGACCTGCTCGACGCCCACGTGAACCCGTACCTCCACGACGAGGACTACCGCATCACGACCGGCATGATGTGCGTCGAACTGGCGCGGATGATCGACCCAGACGTGACCGACGACCTCCGTCACGTCCCCGCAGTCGCCGGCCTCTCCGACCGCTCAAAGGCGGAGGTCATGGACGAGTTCGTCGAGCTCGCCGGGACGGTCGGCTACGACCGCAGGGAACTGGAGGACGTGGGCGAGGCGCTCGACTACGCCGCCCACTGGCTCCGCTACAGCGAGGGCAAGACCCTGGTGAACGACGTGCTCAACGTCGGCTGCGAGGACGAGGAGCGGCACGAGGAGCTCGTCGACTTCCTCGCGGCGCGCGCCGAGGAGGACGTCGACCGCCAGCTCGAGGCCGTCGAACCGCACGTCGAACACGAGACGCTCGAGTCCGACGCCCACCTCTACCGCGTCGACCTCGAACGCTTCGCTCACCGCTTCACCTACCCCGCGCCGGGCAAGACCACGGGCGAGCTCCACGACCTGAAGGTCCGCGAGCACGGCGAGCCGGTCATCACCATCGGCTACGGTCCGGACTTCGCAGTCCTCCGCTCGGACGGCGTCCGGCTCGACATCCCGCAGATGGTCACCGAACTGAACGAGGAGATCGTCGGCGGCGGCGTCTCCGGCGGCGGCCACCTCGTCGTCGGCTCCATCAAGTTCGTGAAGGGCCGACGGGAGGACGTCATCGACGCGCTCGTCGAGAAGATGGGCGACGCGGCCATCGACGAGGAGCTCTCCACGACGGTCAGCATCGGCGAGTAG
- a CDS encoding alpha/beta hydrolase, giving the protein MDRANEPDSEVRSLLSTLDSMDVPALSDLPPEQARELFDELRSAPTDVPDLADVRDETIPGPGGDLPVRVYRPEGEGPFPTLVYVHGGGWVIGSLDSYDGVCRVLAAEAECVVVSVDYRLAPENPFPAAVEDVRAATEWVAGDPTAVDGDGTVAVGGDSAGGNLAAVASLLARDFDGPDLAHQTLIYPITALPGEFPSYEQNATGYYLERADMDYFVDHYFRSDLEAYNPYAMPLEAADHSDLPPATVLTCGFDPLRDEGMAYADALEDDGVAVERLHYPGLIHGAAGMLGEPGLDAARDLLEDVAADLQGSF; this is encoded by the coding sequence ATGGACCGCGCGAACGAACCGGATTCCGAGGTGCGATCGCTCCTCTCGACGCTCGACTCGATGGACGTGCCGGCGCTGTCGGACCTCCCACCCGAGCAGGCCCGCGAACTGTTCGACGAGCTGCGATCGGCGCCGACCGACGTCCCGGACCTCGCCGACGTTCGCGACGAGACGATACCCGGCCCCGGCGGTGACCTCCCGGTTCGCGTGTACCGACCGGAGGGTGAGGGACCGTTCCCGACGCTGGTGTACGTCCACGGCGGCGGCTGGGTCATCGGCTCGCTCGACTCGTACGACGGGGTGTGTCGGGTGCTCGCCGCGGAGGCCGAGTGCGTGGTCGTCTCCGTCGACTACCGGCTCGCGCCGGAGAACCCGTTCCCGGCGGCCGTGGAGGACGTCCGGGCCGCGACGGAGTGGGTCGCCGGCGATCCGACCGCGGTCGACGGGGACGGGACCGTCGCCGTCGGCGGGGACAGCGCGGGCGGGAACCTCGCGGCGGTCGCGAGCCTGCTGGCGCGTGACTTCGACGGCCCGGACCTCGCACATCAGACCCTCATCTACCCGATCACGGCCCTCCCCGGCGAGTTCCCCTCCTACGAGCAGAACGCGACGGGCTACTACCTCGAACGGGCGGACATGGACTACTTCGTCGACCACTACTTCCGGAGCGACCTCGAGGCGTACAACCCCTACGCGATGCCCCTGGAGGCGGCCGACCACTCGGACCTCCCGCCGGCGACGGTCCTCACCTGCGGGTTCGACCCGCTCCGCGACGAGGGGATGGCGTACGCCGACGCCCTCGAGGACGACGGCGTGGCCGTCGAACGGCTTCACTACCCCGGGCTCATCCACGGTGCGGCAGGCATGCTCGGCGAACCGGGCCTCGACGCCGCACGGGACCTCCTCGAGGACGTCGCCGCCGACCTTCAGGGCTCCTTCTAG
- a CDS encoding adenylyltransferase/cytidyltransferase family protein — translation MSGEPRRALAQGTFDILHPGHLHYLEEAADRGEELHVIVSRAKNVTHKSAPVCPDRQRRDMVGALSIVDEAHLGHPEDFFVPVREIDPDVIVLGFDQHHDDDAIRTALRDRGLDAEVVRASAREPRYDGELLSTKEIVAKLVERHG, via the coding sequence ATGAGCGGGGAGCCGCGCCGGGCGCTCGCGCAGGGAACGTTCGACATCCTCCACCCCGGTCACCTCCACTACCTCGAGGAAGCGGCGGACCGCGGGGAGGAACTCCACGTCATCGTCTCGCGTGCGAAGAACGTCACGCACAAGTCGGCACCCGTCTGCCCCGACCGCCAGCGGCGCGACATGGTCGGGGCGCTCTCGATCGTCGACGAGGCGCACCTCGGCCACCCGGAGGACTTCTTCGTCCCGGTCCGCGAGATCGACCCGGACGTGATAGTGCTCGGGTTCGACCAGCACCACGACGACGATGCGATCCGCACGGCGCTGCGCGACCGCGGCCTCGACGCCGAGGTCGTCCGCGCGTCGGCCCGCGAACCCCGGTACGACGGCGAACTGCTCTCGACGAAGGAGATCGTCGCGAAACTGGTCGAGAGACACGGCTAA
- a CDS encoding phospholipase D-like domain-containing protein has translation MRRSARLLLLAVVLGAVVPGAVAPSAGLAATPDTETVAGSTVSAPRIVEVYPNPARADDRGEYVRLRVPAGNWTLSDGESTVSVSADPGYLVVTGAPDALPNGTEGSVVAAPLSLANGGERLTLHEGTANGRRVDSVEYGSAPEGEPWLRGTDPPWRPVGYHPRDPASVGTANATAFVLPDAPGPPAATLRGADRRILLAGYTFESERATEELLAAERRGVRVRVLVDDAPVGGITDRQARLLDRLVAAGVEVHALGGPVARFRYHHAKYAVVDDTALVLTENWKPAGTGGADSRGWGVRLDSRAAADELASVFEHDAGWRDARPWDEYRTGRSFTAAAPADETYAQQFGPANVRVRNAIVLTAPGNAETGVVRVVDAATERVDVVQPTVEDGPMLTATRRAAERGVEVRILLSSAWYVREENEALAGRLNGWADRAGLPLEARLADPAGRYGKIHAKGVVADDVAVVGSLNWNPTSARENREVAVALRGPEVATYYREVFEADWRAGSDAVPRSLLLVGVGVAAATVLYARRRIEFA, from the coding sequence GTGCGTCGTTCCGCTCGCCTGCTGTTGCTCGCGGTCGTCCTGGGGGCGGTCGTCCCGGGAGCCGTCGCCCCGTCGGCCGGCCTCGCGGCGACCCCCGACACCGAGACCGTGGCCGGATCGACGGTGTCCGCTCCCCGCATCGTCGAGGTGTATCCGAACCCGGCGAGGGCGGACGACCGCGGCGAGTACGTCAGGCTCCGGGTGCCGGCCGGAAACTGGACGCTCTCCGACGGGGAGTCGACCGTCTCCGTGAGCGCCGACCCTGGATACCTCGTCGTCACGGGGGCGCCCGACGCCCTCCCGAACGGAACCGAGGGATCCGTGGTGGCCGCCCCGCTGTCGCTCGCGAACGGCGGCGAACGACTGACGCTCCACGAGGGGACCGCGAACGGCCGGCGGGTCGACTCGGTCGAGTACGGGTCCGCCCCGGAGGGGGAACCCTGGCTCCGTGGCACCGACCCTCCCTGGCGACCGGTCGGCTACCATCCCCGGGACCCGGCCTCCGTCGGAACGGCGAACGCGACGGCGTTCGTCCTCCCCGACGCGCCGGGTCCGCCAGCAGCCACACTTCGTGGGGCTGATCGACGGATCCTGCTTGCCGGCTACACCTTCGAGTCCGAGCGGGCGACGGAGGAACTCCTCGCGGCCGAGCGGCGCGGGGTGCGGGTGCGCGTCCTCGTCGACGACGCGCCGGTCGGGGGGATCACCGACCGCCAGGCGCGACTGCTCGACCGTCTCGTCGCCGCTGGCGTCGAGGTGCACGCCCTCGGCGGTCCCGTCGCGCGCTTCCGGTACCATCACGCCAAGTACGCCGTCGTGGATGACACCGCCCTGGTGCTGACGGAGAACTGGAAGCCGGCGGGGACGGGCGGCGCCGACAGCCGCGGGTGGGGCGTGCGCCTCGACTCGCGCGCCGCGGCCGACGAACTCGCGTCCGTCTTCGAACACGACGCCGGCTGGCGCGACGCCCGACCGTGGGACGAGTACCGGACGGGGCGGTCCTTCACGGCGGCGGCACCTGCTGACGAGACGTACGCCCAGCAGTTCGGCCCGGCGAACGTCCGGGTTCGGAATGCGATAGTGCTGACGGCGCCGGGCAACGCAGAAACCGGGGTCGTCCGCGTCGTCGACGCGGCGACGGAACGCGTGGACGTCGTCCAGCCCACCGTCGAGGACGGACCGATGCTCACCGCGACGCGGCGGGCGGCCGAGAGGGGCGTCGAGGTCCGGATCCTCCTCTCGAGCGCGTGGTACGTCCGCGAGGAGAACGAGGCCCTCGCCGGGCGTCTCAACGGCTGGGCCGACCGGGCTGGCCTCCCGCTGGAGGCCCGCCTTGCCGACCCAGCCGGACGGTACGGGAAGATCCACGCCAAGGGGGTCGTCGCGGACGACGTCGCCGTCGTCGGCTCGCTGAACTGGAATCCGACGAGCGCGCGTGAGAACCGGGAGGTCGCAGTGGCGCTTCGCGGGCCGGAGGTCGCCACGTACTACCGCGAGGTGTTCGAGGCGGACTGGCGGGCCGGGAGCGACGCGGTTCCGCGGTCCCTGCTGCTCGTCGGTGTCGGCGTCGCGGCCGCGACGGTACTGTACGCCCGACGGAGGATCGAGTTCGCGTGA
- a CDS encoding tetrahydrofolate dehydrogenase/cyclohydrolase catalytic domain-containing protein, which produces MTDVIDGNAVAADIREGVTECVDVLEDSGVRPGLATVLMSDDPASETYVSMKQRDCEEVGIEGIHVDVDNDAPAQELYDTIESLNDDDAVHGVLVQKPFVDQVDERRVLRTIDPVKDVDAFHPENVGRLVAGDPLFKPCTPHGIQRLLAAADVDPEGKEAVVVGRSDIVGKPMANMLFGRDEGGNATTTVCHSRTADLAEHTRRADIVVAAAGVPEFITGDMLSEGAVVVDVGINRVERNGESTLVGDVAFESAKEKASAITPVPGGVGPMTRAMLLYNTVKAAGLEADVDVPLP; this is translated from the coding sequence ATGACCGACGTCATCGACGGCAACGCGGTCGCCGCCGACATCCGCGAGGGCGTGACCGAGTGCGTCGACGTGCTCGAGGACTCCGGCGTGCGACCGGGGCTCGCCACGGTCCTGATGAGCGACGACCCCGCGAGCGAGACGTACGTCTCGATGAAGCAGCGCGACTGCGAGGAGGTCGGAATCGAGGGCATCCACGTCGACGTGGACAACGACGCCCCCGCGCAGGAACTGTACGACACCATCGAGTCCCTCAACGACGACGACGCCGTCCACGGCGTGCTCGTCCAGAAGCCGTTCGTCGACCAGGTCGACGAACGGCGCGTCCTCCGCACCATCGACCCCGTGAAGGACGTCGACGCGTTCCACCCGGAGAACGTCGGCCGACTCGTCGCGGGCGACCCCCTGTTCAAGCCCTGCACGCCCCACGGCATCCAGCGCCTCCTCGCCGCCGCGGACGTCGACCCGGAGGGGAAGGAGGCGGTCGTCGTCGGCCGGTCGGACATCGTCGGCAAGCCGATGGCGAACATGCTGTTCGGTCGGGACGAGGGCGGGAACGCGACGACGACGGTGTGTCACTCGCGGACCGCCGACCTCGCCGAGCACACCCGCCGGGCCGACATCGTCGTCGCCGCCGCGGGCGTGCCCGAGTTCATCACGGGGGACATGCTCTCGGAGGGTGCGGTAGTCGTCGACGTGGGCATCAATCGCGTCGAGCGCAACGGCGAGTCCACGCTCGTCGGCGACGTCGCATTCGAGTCCGCGAAGGAGAAGGCGAGCGCCATCACGCCCGTCCCCGGCGGCGTCGGGCCGATGACGCGCGCGATGTTGCTATACAACACCGTGAAGGCGGCGGGGCTGGAGGCGGACGTGGACGTCCCGCTCCCGTAG
- a CDS encoding HEAT repeat domain-containing protein, which produces MSDDEPAEDPTEEAGEVAPVVSPEDLEARLDEAAESLENAETESDLDEVETTLDAVEADLEAADLPEPDEDDEDAEDPREELESRLSELRDELEEKRGPYAEEVVADIEDAQATLRDTRWTENGAEEIPEAVDSFLEAVNWELETNLSRTGTEPEGLAADLDGAIEAVEDADLDPDEDAETISALLDATEELRNDLEDAEEWDDLETNEQLRAQGFYDVLGHYKDFPPEWAALKEWEKRGNVEMVLLALDSLQSDFMERHALEAITRMNDQGAFEAMHQRAGKRDKPSIRALGKMGAEDAVETLVEYVDADSDPALQKVTFKALGEIGHEDAVQPLADKLVMDNDEVRPLAVRSLGLIGDTRAVDPLADAASDDDSDTVRAAALWALRQIGTEEALEAAAEHVDDRTFIVQTEAEKARDALDTDEGEPERATA; this is translated from the coding sequence ATGAGTGACGACGAACCCGCCGAGGACCCGACCGAGGAGGCGGGCGAGGTGGCCCCCGTCGTGTCGCCCGAGGACCTCGAGGCGCGGCTCGACGAGGCCGCCGAATCGCTCGAGAACGCGGAGACGGAGTCCGACCTCGACGAGGTGGAGACGACGCTCGACGCCGTCGAGGCCGACCTCGAGGCCGCCGACCTCCCCGAACCGGACGAGGACGACGAGGACGCGGAGGACCCACGCGAGGAACTGGAGTCCCGCCTCTCGGAGCTCCGGGACGAACTCGAGGAGAAGCGCGGCCCGTACGCCGAGGAGGTCGTCGCGGACATCGAGGACGCCCAGGCGACGCTCCGGGACACCCGATGGACCGAGAACGGCGCCGAGGAGATCCCCGAGGCCGTCGACTCCTTCCTCGAAGCGGTGAACTGGGAGCTGGAGACGAACCTGTCCCGGACCGGGACGGAGCCCGAGGGACTCGCCGCCGACCTCGACGGGGCCATCGAGGCCGTGGAGGACGCCGATCTCGATCCCGACGAGGACGCGGAGACGATCTCGGCGCTGCTCGACGCGACCGAGGAGCTGCGGAACGACCTCGAGGACGCCGAGGAGTGGGACGACCTGGAGACGAACGAGCAGCTTCGGGCGCAGGGGTTCTACGACGTGCTCGGACACTACAAGGACTTCCCGCCCGAGTGGGCCGCCCTGAAGGAGTGGGAGAAGCGCGGGAACGTCGAGATGGTGCTGCTCGCGCTCGACTCGCTGCAGTCCGACTTCATGGAGCGGCACGCGCTCGAGGCCATCACCCGGATGAACGACCAGGGCGCGTTCGAGGCGATGCACCAGCGCGCCGGGAAACGGGACAAGCCCTCCATCCGGGCGCTGGGGAAGATGGGTGCCGAGGACGCCGTCGAGACGCTCGTCGAGTACGTCGACGCCGACTCCGACCCCGCGCTCCAGAAGGTGACGTTCAAGGCGCTCGGCGAGATCGGCCACGAGGACGCCGTCCAGCCGCTCGCCGACAAGCTCGTCATGGACAACGACGAGGTCCGCCCGCTGGCCGTCCGGTCGCTCGGACTCATCGGCGACACCCGCGCCGTGGACCCGCTCGCGGACGCCGCATCCGACGACGACAGCGACACGGTCCGCGCGGCGGCGCTCTGGGCGCTCCGGCAGATCGGCACCGAGGAGGCGCTCGAGGCGGCGGCCGAGCACGTCGACGACCGCACGTTCATCGTCCAGACGGAGGCCGAGAAGGCGCGGGACGCCCTCGACACGGACGAGGGCGAACCCGAACGGGCGACCGCGTAA
- a CDS encoding DUF7117 family protein — protein sequence MEVRGERECKECGARWSYFETGSVACPNCGSLRSVGTGDRKQHTDAPAELDLDPVLARLDDEPFRDLADEIKDACRSYLRKRGFIRAGELKPLDDAYLAAAELLQAADLYGRLRDPTDDEEWYVTSLLRATDTGERPAATDVPPRLREARGLAAASVVLTYRGDVSTFLDGSPDREARRVLGSVRERAKRIEALGGDVEPAEADDLVAAARELGRYLIVDDADALADARDLLDGSGEP from the coding sequence ATGGAGGTTCGCGGCGAGCGCGAGTGCAAGGAGTGCGGCGCGCGGTGGTCCTACTTCGAGACGGGGAGCGTCGCGTGCCCGAACTGCGGGAGCCTGCGGAGCGTCGGGACGGGCGACCGGAAGCAGCACACCGACGCGCCGGCGGAACTCGACCTCGACCCGGTGCTCGCTCGGCTCGACGACGAACCGTTCCGGGACCTCGCCGACGAGATAAAGGATGCCTGCCGGTCGTACCTCCGAAAGCGGGGCTTCATCCGCGCCGGCGAGCTGAAACCGCTCGACGATGCCTACCTCGCCGCGGCCGAACTGCTGCAGGCCGCCGATCTGTACGGCCGCCTCCGCGACCCGACCGACGACGAGGAGTGGTACGTCACGTCGCTGCTCCGGGCGACGGACACGGGCGAGCGACCGGCCGCCACGGACGTCCCTCCCCGTCTGCGCGAGGCCCGGGGGCTGGCCGCCGCGTCGGTGGTACTGACCTACAGGGGCGACGTGTCGACGTTCCTCGACGGGTCGCCGGACCGGGAGGCCCGGCGCGTCCTCGGCTCCGTCCGCGAGCGTGCCAAGCGGATCGAGGCGCTCGGCGGCGACGTGGAACCCGCGGAAGCGGACGATCTGGTCGCTGCCGCACGGGAACTCGGCCGGTATCTCATCGTCGACGACGCGGACGCGCTCGCGGATGCGCGGGACCTCCTGGACGGTTCGGGGGAGCCCTAG
- a CDS encoding VOC family protein: MTPTEFYHVAIKADDVAATAEFYERQFGAEVFDRGIPDEGEDGDENAVEYAALEIADKRLYVFDRPPYEASGLVEDLPTGLLHFGFVVEDVDAARADLGEAGVEFVMEPTDFGDLRIAFLLDPTGTLVELIEHLE, from the coding sequence ATGACGCCCACGGAGTTCTACCACGTCGCGATTAAAGCGGACGACGTCGCGGCGACAGCCGAGTTCTACGAGAGGCAGTTCGGCGCCGAGGTGTTCGACCGCGGGATCCCCGACGAGGGCGAGGACGGGGACGAGAACGCCGTGGAGTACGCCGCCCTGGAGATCGCCGACAAGCGCCTCTACGTCTTCGACCGGCCGCCGTACGAGGCGTCGGGGCTCGTCGAGGACCTCCCGACGGGGCTGCTCCACTTCGGCTTCGTCGTCGAGGACGTGGACGCCGCCCGCGCGGACCTCGGCGAGGCGGGCGTCGAGTTCGTCATGGAGCCGACCGACTTCGGCGACCTCCGCATCGCGTTCCTCCTCGACCCGACGGGGACGTTGGTGGAACTCATCGAACATCTCGAGTGA